A single genomic interval of Candidatus Bathyarchaeota archaeon harbors:
- a CDS encoding MoaD family protein — protein sequence MRVSVRMFTTLRELAGKGEETLEFGVGVVTVKDVLGELVRRHGKAFKDYLYDEEERVEEHLQLLVNGKRVGLLEELETRLKEGDQVAIVPPIGGG from the coding sequence GTGAGAGTTTCTGTGCGGATGTTTACAACTTTGCGCGAGTTAGCTGGAAAAGGCGAAGAGACTCTGGAGTTCGGTGTAGGAGTTGTGACTGTCAAAGATGTACTAGGAGAATTAGTGAGGCGGCACGGGAAAGCGTTCAAAGACTACTTGTACGATGAGGAGGAAAGAGTGGAGGAGCATTTGCAGCTACTCGTTAATGGGAAACGTGTGGGCTTGTTGGAAGAGCTAGAGACGCGGTTGAAGGAAGGAGACCAAGTAGCAATTGTTCCACCCATAGGTGGTGGCTAA
- the gcvPB gene encoding aminomethyl-transferring glycine dehydrogenase subunit GcvPB produces MAEFRQARWNEHVVFELGHGGRRGYIMPKVDESIRQIVGDVQALLPEKVRRQSLPELPELSEVEVVRHFTRLSQMNYGVDLGLYPLGSCTMKYNPKINDLLASLSSLTQLHPYQDEKTVQGMLEILYTLSEWLAEITGTYQVSLQPAAGAHGEFLGALIMRAYHKLNGNLSNRTELIVPDSAHGTNPASATMGGFNVIIVPSDKTGCIDIDALKTAVSNRTAGLMLTNPNTLGIFEENIEEIADTVHNAGGLLYYDGANLNAILGKARPGDMGFDIVHINIHKTFGTPHGGGGPGAGPVGVSEELEKFLPVPRIVFDSESYHLSYDRPHSVGKIRSFYGNVAVLLRAYAYILSLGAEGLKEAAEISVLNANYLVKKIREIGAYELPYGAKRPRKHECVFSTNPLRKEKGVRAIDVSKRLLDYGIHAPTSYFPLIVEEALMIEPTESFEKEELDRFVSVMWKIAEEAKFNPELVLKAPQNTAITRLDEVKASHPRTMAVSWKMYTEKTAK; encoded by the coding sequence ATGGCAGAGTTTAGGCAGGCTCGCTGGAACGAACATGTTGTCTTTGAGCTTGGACACGGTGGTCGAAGAGGATACATCATGCCTAAAGTTGATGAATCTATTAGGCAAATAGTGGGCGATGTACAAGCCTTGCTACCTGAGAAAGTACGTCGCCAATCACTTCCAGAACTGCCTGAGCTGTCGGAGGTTGAAGTTGTTCGTCACTTCACGAGGCTTTCTCAGATGAACTATGGTGTGGATTTGGGGCTTTATCCTCTTGGAAGTTGCACGATGAAATACAACCCAAAGATCAACGACCTCTTAGCTAGTTTGTCCTCTTTGACGCAGCTTCATCCTTACCAAGACGAGAAAACCGTGCAAGGCATGCTAGAAATTCTCTACACTCTAAGCGAGTGGCTGGCTGAAATCACAGGCACCTACCAAGTTTCCCTCCAACCTGCGGCAGGAGCGCATGGCGAATTTTTAGGCGCACTCATAATGCGAGCTTATCACAAGCTTAACGGAAATCTCTCCAACCGGACAGAGCTCATAGTGCCTGACTCTGCACATGGAACCAACCCTGCAAGTGCCACAATGGGGGGCTTCAATGTAATAATTGTGCCATCTGATAAAACTGGATGTATAGACATTGACGCCCTAAAAACGGCAGTTTCAAACCGAACAGCAGGCCTGATGCTCACCAACCCAAACACGTTAGGAATCTTTGAAGAAAACATAGAAGAAATAGCAGACACAGTTCACAACGCTGGCGGACTGCTCTACTACGACGGTGCAAACCTCAACGCCATCCTCGGCAAGGCTAGACCTGGCGACATGGGCTTTGACATAGTCCACATCAACATTCACAAAACTTTTGGCACGCCTCATGGTGGAGGAGGACCGGGTGCAGGACCGGTAGGTGTATCTGAAGAGTTGGAAAAGTTTCTTCCCGTTCCACGAATAGTCTTCGACAGCGAAAGCTATCACTTAAGCTACGACAGACCCCACAGCGTCGGCAAAATCAGAAGCTTCTACGGAAACGTGGCAGTTCTTCTTAGAGCATACGCTTACATACTCAGCTTAGGCGCCGAAGGATTAAAGGAAGCTGCAGAGATTTCAGTGTTAAACGCCAACTACCTAGTCAAGAAGATAAGGGAAATCGGTGCGTATGAGCTGCCTTACGGTGCAAAAAGACCGAGAAAACACGAGTGTGTATTCAGCACAAACCCTCTTCGGAAAGAGAAAGGCGTAAGAGCCATAGACGTTTCTAAGCGTCTCCTCGACTATGGGATTCATGCACCCACAAGTTATTTTCCGTTGATTGTGGAAGAGGCTTTGATGATTGAACCGACTGAATCTTTCGAGAAAGAGGAACTTGACCGCTTCGTTAGTGTCATGTGGAAGATTGCCGAAGAAGCAAAATTCAACCCAGAGCTAGTTTTGAAGGCGCCCCAAAACACTGCCATAACGCGGTTGGACGAAGTGAAAGCCTCGCATCCAAGAACCATGGCGGTGAGCTGGAAAATGTATACTGAGAAAACAGCCAAATGA
- the gcvPA gene encoding aminomethyl-transferring glycine dehydrogenase subunit GcvPA, giving the protein MVESYTHPYIPNSKPEIKRAMMKEIGIENINALYKDVPERFMLKHRLNLPCPISEYEVKRHVESLLARNKTSQDMPVFLGAGCWPHYVPAVVENIIQRTELLTSYTPYQPEISQGMLQLLFEYQSMICELTGMDVANSSLYDWASALGEAARMAMRLTGRREVLVPKIIHPERYATLATYIEPAGMHVRKVDYEKATGQLCLEDLKAKISDKTAAVYIENPSYLGFIETRGEEAAKIAHEHGALFVVGVDPTSLGILKPPGDYGAEIVIGEGQPLGNPMNFGGPLLGVFACRGDMSVIRQMPGRIIGMTTTQDGSSKGFCMVLQTREQHIRRQKATSNVCTNESLCAAASAVYLALLGPNGLKELGEAIMLKSHYTMKRLSEIEGVRTPVFQSCHFQEFTVNFVNRRVGEVHERLSKRNVHGGKDISKEFPELGETALYCVTEVHSKTDIDGLADGLEEILWRGES; this is encoded by the coding sequence TTGGTCGAATCCTATACACATCCTTATATTCCAAACTCGAAGCCAGAAATCAAAAGGGCTATGATGAAAGAAATTGGCATAGAAAACATCAATGCACTGTACAAAGACGTCCCAGAACGATTTATGCTGAAACACAGATTGAACCTGCCCTGTCCCATATCTGAATATGAAGTCAAACGCCACGTAGAGTCGCTGTTGGCTAGGAACAAAACTAGTCAAGACATGCCTGTCTTTTTAGGCGCCGGATGTTGGCCGCACTATGTGCCTGCAGTGGTTGAAAACATCATTCAACGTACAGAACTCCTAACCTCCTACACGCCCTATCAACCAGAGATCTCCCAAGGCATGCTTCAACTGCTTTTCGAATATCAAAGCATGATATGCGAACTAACAGGCATGGACGTGGCTAACAGTTCTTTATACGATTGGGCATCTGCTTTAGGAGAGGCTGCACGAATGGCTATGCGCTTAACGGGTCGCCGAGAAGTTCTCGTTCCTAAGATTATTCATCCTGAACGCTATGCCACCTTGGCGACGTACATTGAGCCGGCAGGGATGCATGTTCGCAAAGTTGATTATGAAAAGGCAACGGGACAGTTATGCCTAGAAGACTTGAAGGCAAAGATTTCCGATAAGACCGCAGCCGTTTACATTGAAAACCCTTCATACTTGGGATTTATTGAAACAAGAGGCGAGGAAGCTGCAAAAATTGCTCATGAACATGGAGCCTTGTTTGTCGTTGGCGTTGACCCCACTTCGCTTGGGATTTTGAAACCGCCTGGAGATTATGGTGCGGAGATCGTTATTGGGGAGGGTCAACCTCTTGGGAATCCCATGAATTTCGGTGGTCCTTTGCTCGGGGTTTTTGCTTGTCGAGGTGACATGTCTGTGATTCGGCAGATGCCTGGGCGGATTATTGGTATGACAACCACTCAAGATGGGAGCAGTAAGGGATTTTGTATGGTGCTTCAGACGCGAGAGCAGCATATTCGGCGGCAAAAAGCCACATCTAACGTCTGCACTAATGAGTCTCTATGTGCTGCGGCTTCTGCGGTTTACTTAGCACTACTTGGACCCAATGGTTTGAAAGAGCTGGGCGAGGCTATTATGCTCAAGTCGCATTACACGATGAAGCGTTTATCAGAGATTGAAGGAGTCAGAACGCCTGTTTTTCAATCTTGCCACTTTCAAGAGTTCACAGTAAACTTTGTCAATAGGCGTGTTGGCGAAGTACATGAAAGACTTTCAAAACGTAATGTTCATGGCGGAAAGGACATTTCAAAAGAGTTTCCAGAGCTTGGTGAAACGGCGCTCTACTGTGTCACAGAGGTGCATTCAAAAACGGACATCGATGGTCTGGCAGATGGTTTGGAAGAAATTTTGTGGCGAGGTGAAAGCTGA
- a CDS encoding nucleoside phosphorylase, which yields MEDDTPILTPQGFLRHVASARSVGVETFQIPPRMIIVYQRRHFDFVNQLIDGKPAEWWWYGDRLRMHIGSFNNVKIVAVTNFVGSPAAAMGFEELIACGARKIFEVGISGGIQPFLKPGDIVVAIEAVCDEGTTHQYFPNLRRLAASPILKRRLIEALNKSRVNHQVGAVLTTDGVYRETRSKMAKFRKMGVLAVNMETSALYAVAKYRGVEIASANVISDLLTESGWQPAFNEKRVLNNAETLLRVVVEAVSKA from the coding sequence ATGGAAGATGATACACCTATTCTTACCCCTCAAGGCTTCTTGCGACACGTAGCTTCTGCAAGAAGCGTAGGTGTAGAAACGTTTCAGATACCTCCACGAATGATTATTGTCTATCAACGCCGCCACTTTGACTTTGTCAATCAGCTCATTGATGGCAAACCCGCTGAATGGTGGTGGTATGGCGACCGCTTACGTATGCATATCGGTTCTTTTAACAATGTCAAAATCGTCGCAGTAACGAATTTCGTCGGTTCTCCAGCTGCAGCAATGGGATTCGAAGAGTTGATTGCGTGCGGTGCCAGAAAGATTTTCGAAGTGGGAATTTCAGGTGGAATACAACCTTTCTTGAAACCCGGAGATATCGTTGTTGCTATTGAGGCAGTATGCGACGAAGGCACCACGCATCAATATTTTCCAAACCTACGAAGGTTGGCGGCTTCTCCTATTTTGAAGAGGCGTCTGATTGAGGCTTTAAACAAGAGCCGTGTAAACCATCAGGTAGGAGCAGTTTTGACCACTGACGGCGTATATAGAGAGACAAGAAGCAAAATGGCAAAGTTTCGGAAAATGGGTGTCTTAGCGGTTAACATGGAAACCTCTGCTCTCTATGCCGTGGCAAAATATCGAGGCGTGGAAATAGCTTCTGCAAATGTAATCTCTGACCTTCTAACCGAGTCTGGATGGCAACCAGCTTTCAACGAAAAGCGAGTTTTGAACAACGCAGAGACCCTGTTGAGGGTGGTTGTAGAGGCTGTTTCAAAAGCTTAA
- a CDS encoding cob(I)yrinic acid a,c-diamide adenosyltransferase, producing the protein MGYVYLYTGTGGGKTANALGLALRSVGHCHTVVIIQFLKWWKNTGEYKIRNMLKPYYEIYQFGREGWHGLDNLDERDRKLAKEGLAFAKKIVEEKKPHLLVLDEINLAVYCKLLDVEEVIASLDSTPKKTDVVLTGRFAPRELFDRADFVNEILDIKYPEEPISTKGIQY; encoded by the coding sequence ATGGGTTATGTCTATCTTTATACGGGAACCGGAGGCGGAAAAACGGCTAACGCTCTAGGCTTAGCTTTACGCTCAGTAGGCCACTGCCACACTGTTGTTATAATTCAGTTTTTGAAATGGTGGAAAAACACAGGCGAATATAAGATAAGGAACATGCTTAAACCGTACTATGAAATCTACCAGTTCGGTCGTGAGGGGTGGCATGGGTTAGACAATCTGGATGAGAGAGACCGAAAGCTGGCAAAGGAGGGACTTGCTTTCGCCAAGAAAATTGTTGAGGAAAAGAAGCCACACCTGCTTGTCCTAGATGAAATTAACTTGGCGGTTTATTGTAAGCTCTTAGATGTGGAAGAGGTTATCGCTTCTCTCGACAGTACGCCGAAAAAGACAGATGTTGTTTTGACTGGGCGGTTTGCGCCGAGGGAGCTTTTTGATAGAGCGGATTTTGTCAACGAAATTTTGGACATTAAATATCCGGAAGAGCCAATTTCTACGAAGGGTATCCAGTATTGA
- a CDS encoding translation initiation factor IF-2 subunit beta has product MKSYKELLKRAQSQLPQEKGTGERFEVPRVRSSVIGMRTYIHNFKEIADALNRDPRHLMKFLTNEMATAGTLEETRATFQGKFPHNTLERLVRIYTESFVVCPVCKRPDTKVVKEKRLFFLVCEACGAKSSVKAI; this is encoded by the coding sequence ATGAAAAGCTACAAAGAACTCCTAAAACGTGCTCAATCCCAACTCCCACAAGAAAAAGGCACAGGTGAACGCTTCGAAGTTCCCAGAGTGCGCTCCTCAGTAATTGGCATGCGCACATACATCCATAACTTCAAGGAAATTGCTGACGCGTTAAATCGAGACCCGCGGCACCTGATGAAGTTTTTAACAAATGAGATGGCGACGGCTGGCACCTTGGAAGAGACACGTGCCACGTTTCAGGGCAAGTTCCCCCACAACACGCTTGAACGCTTAGTGAGGATTTACACTGAAAGCTTTGTCGTATGTCCCGTCTGTAAACGCCCAGACACAAAAGTCGTGAAAGAGAAACGTCTCTTCTTTTTAGTATGCGAGGCATGCGGCGCAAAATCATCCGTCAAAGCTATCTAG
- a CDS encoding DUF424 family protein encodes MDVYINLRRCGKRVLLAMCDTDMLGKTLKEGKIVFRIQEKFYKGSLVSLEEAIDLIQQSTIVNMVGRKIVKRAIKKGLVHPDAVIEIEGVPHAQIVKL; translated from the coding sequence TTGGACGTTTACATAAACCTGCGAAGATGTGGCAAACGCGTCCTCCTAGCGATGTGCGACACCGACATGCTAGGCAAAACTTTGAAAGAGGGAAAAATAGTCTTTCGCATCCAAGAAAAATTCTACAAAGGCTCTCTAGTCAGCCTAGAAGAAGCCATAGACCTGATCCAACAGTCAACTATAGTTAACATGGTTGGACGAAAGATTGTGAAAAGGGCTATAAAAAAGGGCTTGGTGCATCCTGATGCAGTTATTGAGATTGAGGGTGTTCCTCACGCTCAAATCGTGAAGTTGTAG
- the eif1A gene encoding translation initiation factor eIF-1A, which produces MGKKKVLSEEALSRVVMPAPGDVLGIAVKLLGFDRVLVKCQDGYERLCRIRGKMKRRVWIRQGDVVLVSPWDFQSDKRGDIFWRYTRAQAEMLRKKGLLTI; this is translated from the coding sequence TTGGGTAAAAAGAAGGTCTTAAGTGAAGAGGCACTTAGCAGGGTGGTTATGCCTGCTCCAGGCGACGTGTTAGGCATAGCTGTAAAACTCTTGGGTTTTGATCGAGTTTTAGTGAAATGTCAAGATGGGTATGAACGTCTCTGTCGTATACGAGGAAAAATGAAAAGGCGAGTTTGGATTAGACAAGGTGATGTTGTTTTGGTTTCACCGTGGGATTTTCAAAGCGACAAGAGAGGCGATATTTTTTGGCGCTACACTAGAGCGCAGGCGGAGATGCTTCGCAAAAAGGGTCTTTTAACCATTTAA
- a CDS encoding serine protein kinase RIO → MAYRERVDKRLRQKEEKYETEQLLKEKRSEEYEVLEEVFDKSTLMTIYEFLNKGVIDEIHGVVKAGKEARIYWGKDRDGKELAIKIYLTIAAEFKKGKLKYLEGDPRFKHMRRDTRSLVFAWALKEFKNLHLALKAKVRVPKPVAIRKNVLVMRFVGKDGNPAPELKELTPKNPEFIYNQLLEYIRRLYQRAELVHGDISEYNVMVWRGKPVLFDMAQAVLLSHPLATTFLKRDLQNLNRHFKKLGVDVLSTDEMYRKVTEHGET, encoded by the coding sequence GTGGCTTATCGAGAACGGGTGGATAAAAGACTCAGACAAAAAGAGGAAAAATATGAAACAGAACAATTGTTGAAGGAAAAAAGAAGTGAAGAATACGAGGTTTTGGAAGAAGTTTTCGACAAGTCCACCCTCATGACCATTTATGAGTTCTTAAACAAAGGCGTAATAGACGAAATTCACGGCGTAGTAAAAGCTGGAAAGGAGGCAAGAATTTACTGGGGAAAAGATCGAGATGGAAAAGAGTTGGCTATAAAGATTTATTTAACAATCGCAGCGGAGTTCAAAAAAGGCAAACTCAAATACCTTGAAGGCGACCCAAGATTTAAGCACATGAGACGCGACACCCGTTCGCTGGTTTTTGCGTGGGCGCTGAAGGAGTTCAAAAATCTGCATTTGGCTCTAAAGGCAAAAGTTAGGGTTCCTAAACCTGTTGCGATAAGAAAAAACGTGTTGGTTATGCGGTTTGTCGGCAAAGATGGTAATCCCGCTCCAGAACTGAAAGAATTGACTCCTAAAAACCCTGAATTCATCTACAACCAGCTCTTGGAGTATATTAGACGACTTTATCAACGAGCAGAACTGGTTCATGGCGACATAAGTGAGTACAACGTAATGGTTTGGAGGGGCAAGCCAGTGCTTTTCGACATGGCGCAAGCTGTGCTTCTTTCCCACCCCTTGGCGACCACGTTTCTCAAACGCGATCTGCAAAACCTTAATAGGCATTTTAAAAAGCTAGGGGTAGATGTTTTATCGACTGATGAGATGTACAGGAAAGTTACAGAACATGGCGAGACCTAG
- a CDS encoding KH domain-containing protein — MARPSTFVKIPKSRIGVLIGPNASTKELIEKKLGICLGIDSESGDVSIILAPETIDPSTLFRAKEIVLAIGRGFSPEKAGRLLDEKEAMLMVIDLRDFVGKSESDIKRLSGRIIGREGKTRRLIEELTDTYVSVYGHTISIIGAIEEAEIARQAIEMFIRGRLHTSVYRFLHAKRRELKKKKMELWKKPYETA, encoded by the coding sequence ATGGCGAGACCTAGCACTTTTGTGAAAATTCCGAAAAGCCGTATAGGTGTTCTTATAGGCCCGAATGCTTCTACAAAAGAGCTAATTGAAAAGAAACTGGGAATATGTCTTGGTATTGACAGTGAAAGCGGCGATGTCAGCATCATTCTTGCACCTGAGACAATTGATCCTTCAACACTTTTTAGGGCAAAAGAGATCGTTTTAGCTATCGGTAGAGGTTTCTCTCCGGAGAAAGCTGGAAGGCTTCTAGATGAGAAGGAGGCTATGTTGATGGTTATTGATTTGAGAGACTTTGTCGGGAAGTCGGAGTCTGATATTAAGCGGTTAAGTGGGAGGATTATTGGCAGGGAGGGGAAGACTAGGCGACTTATTGAGGAGCTGACGGATACTTATGTGTCGGTTTATGGTCACACAATCAGCATCATCGGCGCTATTGAAGAGGCTGAAATCGCTCGGCAGGCCATTGAGATGTTTATTCGTGGACGTTTACATACTTCGGTGTACAGGTTTCTACATGCAAAAAGGAGAGAGTTAAAGAAAAAGAAGATGGAGCTATGGAAGAAGCCCTACGAGACAGCTTGA
- a CDS encoding DNA topoisomerase VI subunit B yields the protein MVSQVFEEISPADFFYRNRDIAGFTNPSRAIFASIRELVENSLDAAELAKVPPEIYVRLTYGEGGSETGVYRLRVEDNGSGITSRHIPSAFGQVLFGSKYKLKQSRGTFGLGGTMAVLYGQITTHKPAHIVSSTGSTKVYEYSIMIDIQRNKPIILERKVLINKEQWHGTIVEFHLEGDYFRAMPKILEYLKQTALVNPYANITFVDPKGRLYKFTRVTTKMPPPPKETLPHPYGVDVETVKRLIQMTPRRKMLDFLRTHFHRVSENVAHKFLEFAVIPKTKNPKKLGPQEIVKLVQMMKHFEEFRPPSASCLSPLGEELLRAGILKELKPEFIAVCQRKPSTYAGHPFIVETAIAYGGDISKKGEFVLYRFANRIPLLYDEASDVSFRVIKAMNWRRYKVSQDMPIVVLVHICSTKIPYKTVGKEFIADRPEVKREVLNGVREAARKLQRFLSKREHVEKEKRRLSVFSKYLPKIAEFSTELAGMEREPDIRKLLESVNRIGGKETRK from the coding sequence ATGGTAAGTCAGGTATTCGAGGAAATCAGCCCAGCCGACTTCTTCTATCGTAATCGCGACATAGCAGGCTTCACTAACCCATCTCGTGCTATATTCGCCTCCATAAGAGAGCTCGTGGAAAACTCTCTAGACGCCGCAGAACTGGCAAAGGTTCCTCCAGAAATCTACGTCCGTTTAACTTACGGCGAAGGTGGCTCAGAGACAGGAGTTTACAGGTTGAGAGTTGAAGATAATGGCTCAGGAATAACCTCGCGCCACATTCCTTCAGCCTTCGGACAAGTGCTCTTCGGCTCAAAATACAAGTTAAAACAGTCTCGAGGAACCTTTGGACTAGGCGGCACAATGGCAGTTCTGTATGGACAAATTACCACTCACAAACCAGCCCACATAGTCTCAAGCACAGGCTCCACGAAAGTCTACGAGTATAGCATAATGATTGACATTCAAAGAAACAAGCCGATAATTCTAGAACGCAAAGTTTTGATAAATAAGGAACAGTGGCATGGAACAATTGTAGAGTTTCATCTCGAAGGCGACTATTTCCGCGCTATGCCAAAAATCTTGGAATACTTGAAACAAACGGCACTTGTAAATCCCTACGCCAACATAACCTTCGTCGACCCAAAAGGACGCCTATACAAATTCACACGCGTAACAACGAAAATGCCTCCTCCACCCAAAGAAACATTACCCCACCCATATGGGGTGGATGTGGAAACGGTTAAACGCCTCATACAAATGACACCTCGTCGAAAAATGTTAGATTTTTTGAGAACCCACTTTCACAGAGTAAGCGAAAACGTAGCCCACAAATTTCTTGAATTCGCTGTCATTCCAAAAACAAAAAACCCGAAAAAGCTGGGGCCCCAAGAAATCGTGAAACTTGTGCAGATGATGAAGCACTTCGAAGAGTTTCGACCGCCAAGCGCAAGTTGCCTCTCACCTCTTGGGGAAGAATTGTTGAGAGCTGGAATTTTGAAGGAGCTGAAACCAGAATTTATCGCGGTTTGCCAACGCAAACCTTCCACTTACGCAGGTCACCCTTTCATCGTAGAAACGGCAATAGCCTACGGGGGAGACATTTCAAAAAAAGGAGAGTTCGTACTCTACCGTTTTGCCAATCGTATTCCTCTTCTTTACGACGAAGCCAGCGACGTTTCGTTCCGCGTCATCAAAGCCATGAACTGGCGTAGATACAAGGTCTCGCAGGACATGCCCATTGTCGTGCTGGTTCACATTTGCAGCACCAAAATTCCGTACAAGACTGTGGGCAAAGAGTTTATTGCCGATAGACCTGAGGTTAAGAGGGAGGTCTTAAACGGTGTACGAGAGGCAGCACGGAAACTTCAACGTTTTCTGTCAAAGCGTGAACACGTGGAGAAGGAGAAGAGGCGGCTAAGTGTTTTCTCCAAGTATCTGCCAAAGATTGCCGAGTTTTCTACAGAACTAGCTGGTATGGAAAGAGAGCCTGACATTAGAAAGTTGTTAGAGAGTGTGAACAGGATTGGAGGAAAAGAAACAAGAAAATAA
- a CDS encoding DNA topoisomerase IV subunit A, with translation MEEKKQENNVSAVEKKKETVSYLEKLGETLYRQMEQGEFPWIKMPSRSTENICYSPELRQYILGERRVKRSARNIRHIRPFTQLVWTAFFAHKLSTQRKTSTLRDVYYSAQAYNMSFKDQSESDNIITDLETTIGLAREDFNVFPEERSAVFGDLTIEYTVPGYEGRQMNLTSHPDGLMVGPALTYSEFVKTSADKVIAIEKGGLFTRFIEENVHKKHNALLVLTAGQAPRATRHFIRRLNKELELPVYILTDGDPWGMHIAMVIISGSANAAHLRDLTTPDAKWSGVWATDIVDYKLPSDPLTEIDIKRLHELQRDPRYKDKLWQREIKTFMKIRKKAEQEAFSRYGLTYIVDEYLPAKLRETK, from the coding sequence TTGGAGGAAAAGAAACAAGAAAATAACGTTTCAGCAGTGGAGAAGAAAAAGGAAACAGTATCATACTTGGAAAAGCTTGGTGAAACGCTTTATCGCCAGATGGAGCAAGGTGAGTTTCCGTGGATTAAGATGCCCAGCCGTTCCACAGAGAATATTTGCTACAGTCCCGAGCTTCGGCAATACATCCTAGGAGAAAGAAGAGTCAAGCGGAGTGCTCGAAACATCCGTCACATCCGCCCTTTCACCCAGCTTGTTTGGACAGCCTTCTTCGCCCATAAACTCTCAACTCAACGCAAAACCTCAACCCTTCGAGACGTTTACTATTCAGCCCAAGCCTACAACATGTCCTTCAAAGACCAGTCAGAATCAGACAACATAATCACAGACTTGGAAACAACAATAGGTCTTGCCAGAGAAGACTTCAATGTTTTCCCAGAGGAACGTTCCGCCGTCTTCGGCGACTTAACAATCGAATACACCGTGCCAGGCTATGAAGGAAGACAAATGAACCTGACATCGCACCCAGACGGCTTAATGGTAGGCCCAGCATTGACATACAGCGAGTTCGTGAAAACCAGCGCAGACAAAGTAATCGCTATCGAGAAGGGCGGTTTGTTCACCCGGTTTATCGAAGAAAACGTGCACAAAAAACACAACGCGCTGCTTGTCTTGACTGCGGGGCAGGCTCCCCGAGCTACACGCCACTTTATTCGTAGACTTAACAAGGAATTGGAATTGCCAGTTTATATTTTGACAGACGGCGACCCATGGGGAATGCACATTGCCATGGTCATAATTTCAGGCTCAGCTAACGCCGCCCATCTTCGAGACTTAACGACGCCTGACGCAAAATGGAGCGGAGTTTGGGCGACGGACATAGTTGATTATAAGCTGCCGAGCGATCCCTTAACAGAAATCGACATAAAACGTCTTCACGAGCTGCAGCGAGACCCACGATACAAGGACAAGCTGTGGCAGCGAGAGATAAAGACATTCATGAAAATTCGGAAGAAAGCAGAACAGGAAGCCTTCAGCCGTTACGGTCTCACATACATCGTAGACGAGTACTTGCCAGCCAAACTAAGGGAAACAAAATAG